CCGGTCGTTCGGGACTCAGCCGTTCGGGACCCGGCCGTTCGGGACTCAGCCGTCGATGATGTGGTGTCGCGTCGGCTCGATGGCGGGTGCGTCGGTCTCGAACCGGCCGTCCCACCGGCTCGGCTCGTCCTTGCGGCGCGGCGGGCGGTCGTTGGCGATGAGCACGGCCATCCACGGCAGCGGGATGGACAGGCCGATGATCGCCATGGACAGCCAGGGGTTCTCCCAGATCCCGTAGGCGATCGCGGCGAAGAGCAGGGCCGGGATGCGGATGGACATCAACGTGAGGTACTTGCGAACCCGTGCTCGGTGCTGGTCCTCGAGCGACGTGGCCGCCTCGGTGATCAGAACCGGGTTGTCGGGTGATCCGTATTCGGGGGATCCGCCGAAACCGTGAGTTCTTGCCATGTCTTCCACCTTCCCACGCCGGACCGGCTCGTGCACGTACGCATCCGCGCTCCGCGTGCGGCATCATGGACACGTGAGCACGGATATCAAGGAACGGCCGGATACCACCACCGACGAGACGACCCAGGACGACACTCCCAAATTCTTCCACTACGTGAAGAAGGACAAGATCGCCGAGAGCGCGGTCATGGGAACGTACGTGGTCGCGTTGTGCGGTGAGGTCTTTCCGGTGACCCGGTCGCCGAAGCCCGGCT
This region of Rhodococcus sp. Z13 genomic DNA includes:
- a CDS encoding DUF3099 domain-containing protein, yielding MARTHGFGGSPEYGSPDNPVLITEAATSLEDQHRARVRKYLTLMSIRIPALLFAAIAYGIWENPWLSMAIIGLSIPLPWMAVLIANDRPPRRKDEPSRWDGRFETDAPAIEPTRHHIIDG
- a CDS encoding DUF3039 domain-containing protein, translated to MSTDIKERPDTTTDETTQDDTPKFFHYVKKDKIAESAVMGTYVVALCGEVFPVTRSPKPGSPVCPECKKVYDGLRKGD